In Tenebrio molitor chromosome 8, icTenMoli1.1, whole genome shotgun sequence, a genomic segment contains:
- the LOC138137596 gene encoding anoctamin-4-like isoform X4 → MEESRIDYVVVCDSTISKSEFLNYIVKFIQYLESRGLKVEIKRGNIKENIYLVINLPPRAIRHFALVYRINIHNPGHTVIPVSTINLFSFKCFQTALSHNRDIFTRRGKITNLERIQIAHEILKTAKFGNGEDQYGIQKLISLRAVKTAYPLHDGECGDEFDGGYQIPQNDRQLLLKYWANFSLWYKEQPLNLIAKYFGTEVAFYFAWLGFYNRMLIPAAIVGIICSVFSIIQLRVIDQERVDDICTSHLVMCPICHSSDNCIYTPLNISCESAKLAVIFDNPATVFFAVFMSFWATFFINLWKRFENTLKIRWNVEFEEYDTQVRLEYKERSTHRKLSTLTGTLEPYTPRKIKVLYVTLSYGTCLLLMGIVVIFVFGVIMYRITMAALIRTSDFKPLHIHSTFLLTVTSACLQVIFIKIFGRVRRHPFPKLPLTRILQFYSEMSEWLTNLENPRTQSEFDNSVMYKRYFLGFANNYASLFYIAFMKSRFYSPDQDPALISVDTDLCDPTGCLMSLCVQLSFLMLLKSLTGNILTLTVPKIITGFRQTKETDAPEAQWESEYRLYPAGRYLLTTEFVEMIIQYGFVTFFVAAFPLAPLCALLNNWLELRLDAYKLVTRYRRPVPKQQSGIGAWNDILGIITHLSVATNAFVLAFTSDFVVRQIYIYQHGGSLDGYINSTLSIYDMRDHNAEITPEARINPINNSSLCYYKGLRFPPDHPKKYQLTPSFWYEMGMRLVCVIVFEHIIMLTNGIVSYFIPQVPQSVKETLHYERTKDRELQMKIKNDNLAKVRHRRTKLKINRSEYTTANMV, encoded by the exons ATGGAAGAGTCGAGAATAGATTATGTTGTCGTATGTGACAGCACCATTAGCAAATCCGAATTCTTGAACTACATAGTAAAATTCATCCAGTACTTGGAGTCGCGAGGCCTAAAAGTAGAAATAAAACGTGGAAAC ATCAAGGAAAACATCTACCTGGTCATAAATCTACCTCCTCGAGCCATTCGACACTTCGCGCTCGTCTACCGCATCAACATACACAACCCAGGACACACTGTCATTCCGGTCTCCACTATAAATCTATTCAGtttcaaatgttttcaaaCTGCGTTGTCACACAACAGAGATATTTTTACGAGACGGGG AAAGATTACCAATTTGGAAAGGATTCAAATCGCGCACGAGATTCTAAAAACTGCGAAATTCGGAAACGGGGAGGATCAGTACGGCATTCAGAAATTAATCAGTCTTCGTGCTGTCAAAACGGCGTATCCTCTGCATGATGGTGAATGTGGGGATGAGTTTGATGGAGGCTACCAGATACCCCAGAACGACAGACAA CTGCTCTTGAAATATTGGGCAAATTTCTCTCTGTGGTACAAGGAACAGCCTTTGAACTTAATCGCGAAATATTTTGGAACCGAAGTGGCGTTTTATTTTGCCTGGCTCGGGTTCTACAACAGGATGCTGATTCCTGCTGCTATCGTTGGAATCATCTGTTCTGTATTTAGTATTATACAGCTGCGCGTCATAGACCAAGAGAGAGT AGATGATATCTGCACCAGCCACTTAGTGATGTGTCCAATCTGTCATTCAAGTGACAACTGCATCTACACACCACTCAATATTTCTTGCGAATCTGCGAAACTGGCggtaatttttgacaatccaGCGACTGTATTTTTTGCAGTGTTTATGTCTTTTTGGg CCACATTCTTCATAAATCTTTGGAAGAGATTTGAAAATACTTTGAAGATACGCTGGAATGTTGAATTTGAAGAGTATGACACCCAAGTTAG gCTGGAATACAAGGAACGAAGTACCCACAGAAAATTGTCCACACTCACTGGTACACTAGAACCGTACACtccaagaaaaataaaagttttgtaTGTTACCCTGTCTTATGGAACCTGCTTGCTGTTG ATGGGAATCgtcgtaatttttgttttcggCGTGATAATGTACAGAATCACAATGGCCGCCCTGATACGAACCAGCGACTTCAAGCCCCTCCACATCCACTCCACCTTCCTGCTGACCGTCACCAGTGCTTGTCTCCAAGTGATATTCATCAAAATATTCGGAAGAGTTCGTCGTCACCCATTTCCGAAACTCCCCCTCACTCGTATTTTGCAGTTCTACAGTGAAATGTCCGAATGGCTTACAAACCTCGAGAATCCACGCACCCAATCAGAATTCGACAACTCAGTAATGTACAAGAGATATTTCTTAGGTTTTGCCAACAACTACGCCTCTCTATTTTACATTGCTTTTATGAAG AGCCGCTTTTACTCCCCAGACCAAGACCCCGCTCTGATCAGTGTCGACACGGACTTGTGCGACCCCACTGGATGTTTGATGTCTCTGTGCGTCCAGCTCAGCTTTCTGATGTTACTCAAGTCTTTAACTGGGAATATCTTAACTTTGACAGTACC GAAAATAATAACTGGGTTTCGCCAAACCAAAGAGACCGATGCCCCTGAAGCACAGTGGGAGAGCGAGTATAGACTGTATCCTGCAGGTCGGTACTTGCTGACCACAGAATTCGTCGAGATGA TAATACAGTACGGGTTTGTGACGTTTTTCGTGGCGGCGTTTCCTCTGGCACCGTTGTGCGCTTTGCTCAACAATTGGCTGGAGCTGCGATTGGATGCTTACAAGTTGGTAACAAGATATAGAAGACCGGTGCCCAAGCAACAAAGTGGAATAGGAGCGTGGAATGATATTCTGGGTATCATAACGCACCTGAGTGTAGCGACGAAT GCCTTCGTGCTGGCATTTACCAGCGACTTCGTCGTCAGACAGATCTACATCTACCAGCACGGAGGCTCCCTCGACGGTTACATTAATTCGACGTTATcaa TTTACGACATGAGAGATCACAATGCTGAGATCACCCCTGAGGCTAGAATCAATCCAATCAACAACTCTTCCCTCTGCTACTACAAAGGTCTACGTTTTCCCCCCGACCACCCGAAAAAGTACCAACTAACCCCCTCCTTCTGGTACGAAATGGGGATGAGACTGGTGTGCGTGATAGTTTTCGAA CATATCATCATGCTGACGAACGGCATCGTGTCGTACTTTATACCCCAGGTGCCGCAGAGCGTGAAGGAAACGCTGCACTACGAAAGGACGAAGGATCGGGAGCTGCagatgaaaatcaaaaacgACAACTTGGCGAAAGTGAGGCACAGGAGGACGAAACTGAAGATCAATAGGAGCGAATACACGACGGCGAATATGGTGtga
- the LOC138137596 gene encoding anoctamin-4-like isoform X6, with protein sequence MEESRIDYVVVCDSTISKSEFLNYIVKFIQYLESRGLKVEIKRGNIKENIYLVINLPPRAIRHFALVYRINIHNPGHTVIPVSTINLFSFKCFQTALSHNRDIFTRRGKITNLERIQIAHEILKTAKFGNGEDQYGIQKLISLRAVKTAYPLHDGECGDEFDGGYQIPQNDRQLLLKYWANFSLWYKEQPLNLIAKYFGTEVAFYFAWLGFYNRMLIPAAIVGIICSVFSIIQLRVIDQERVDDICTSHLVMCPICHSSDNCIYTPLNISCESAKLAVIFDNPATVFFAVFMSFWATFFINLWKRFENTLKIRWNVEFEEYDTQVRLEYKERSTHRKLSTLTGTLEPYTPRKIKVLYVTLSYGTCLLLMGIVVIFVFGVIMYRITMAALIRTSDFKPLHIHSTFLLTVTSACLQVIFIKIFGRFYSEMSEWLTNLENPRTQSEFDNSVMYKRYFLGFANNYASLFYIAFMKSRFYSPDQDPALISVDTDLCDPTGCLMSLCVQLSFLMLLKSLTGNILTLTVPKIITGFRQTKETDAPEAQWESEYRLYPAGRYLLTTEFVEMIIQYGFVTFFVAAFPLAPLCALLNNWLELRLDAYKLVTRYRRPVPKQQSGIGAWNDILGIITHLSVATNAFVLAFTSDFVVRQIYIYQHGGSLDGYINSTLSIYDMRDHNAEITPEARINPINNSSLCYYKGLRFPPDHPKKYQLTPSFWYEMGMRLVCVIVFEHIIMLTNGIVSYFIPQVPQSVKETLHYERTKDRELQMKIKNDNLAKVRHRRTKLKINRSEYTTANMV encoded by the exons ATGGAAGAGTCGAGAATAGATTATGTTGTCGTATGTGACAGCACCATTAGCAAATCCGAATTCTTGAACTACATAGTAAAATTCATCCAGTACTTGGAGTCGCGAGGCCTAAAAGTAGAAATAAAACGTGGAAAC ATCAAGGAAAACATCTACCTGGTCATAAATCTACCTCCTCGAGCCATTCGACACTTCGCGCTCGTCTACCGCATCAACATACACAACCCAGGACACACTGTCATTCCGGTCTCCACTATAAATCTATTCAGtttcaaatgttttcaaaCTGCGTTGTCACACAACAGAGATATTTTTACGAGACGGGG AAAGATTACCAATTTGGAAAGGATTCAAATCGCGCACGAGATTCTAAAAACTGCGAAATTCGGAAACGGGGAGGATCAGTACGGCATTCAGAAATTAATCAGTCTTCGTGCTGTCAAAACGGCGTATCCTCTGCATGATGGTGAATGTGGGGATGAGTTTGATGGAGGCTACCAGATACCCCAGAACGACAGACAA CTGCTCTTGAAATATTGGGCAAATTTCTCTCTGTGGTACAAGGAACAGCCTTTGAACTTAATCGCGAAATATTTTGGAACCGAAGTGGCGTTTTATTTTGCCTGGCTCGGGTTCTACAACAGGATGCTGATTCCTGCTGCTATCGTTGGAATCATCTGTTCTGTATTTAGTATTATACAGCTGCGCGTCATAGACCAAGAGAGAGT AGATGATATCTGCACCAGCCACTTAGTGATGTGTCCAATCTGTCATTCAAGTGACAACTGCATCTACACACCACTCAATATTTCTTGCGAATCTGCGAAACTGGCggtaatttttgacaatccaGCGACTGTATTTTTTGCAGTGTTTATGTCTTTTTGGg CCACATTCTTCATAAATCTTTGGAAGAGATTTGAAAATACTTTGAAGATACGCTGGAATGTTGAATTTGAAGAGTATGACACCCAAGTTAG gCTGGAATACAAGGAACGAAGTACCCACAGAAAATTGTCCACACTCACTGGTACACTAGAACCGTACACtccaagaaaaataaaagttttgtaTGTTACCCTGTCTTATGGAACCTGCTTGCTGTTG ATGGGAATCgtcgtaatttttgttttcggCGTGATAATGTACAGAATCACAATGGCCGCCCTGATACGAACCAGCGACTTCAAGCCCCTCCACATCCACTCCACCTTCCTGCTGACCGTCACCAGTGCTTGTCTCCAAGTGATATTCATCAAAATATTCGGAAGA TTCTACAGTGAAATGTCCGAATGGCTTACAAACCTCGAGAATCCACGCACCCAATCAGAATTCGACAACTCAGTAATGTACAAGAGATATTTCTTAGGTTTTGCCAACAACTACGCCTCTCTATTTTACATTGCTTTTATGAAG AGCCGCTTTTACTCCCCAGACCAAGACCCCGCTCTGATCAGTGTCGACACGGACTTGTGCGACCCCACTGGATGTTTGATGTCTCTGTGCGTCCAGCTCAGCTTTCTGATGTTACTCAAGTCTTTAACTGGGAATATCTTAACTTTGACAGTACC GAAAATAATAACTGGGTTTCGCCAAACCAAAGAGACCGATGCCCCTGAAGCACAGTGGGAGAGCGAGTATAGACTGTATCCTGCAGGTCGGTACTTGCTGACCACAGAATTCGTCGAGATGA TAATACAGTACGGGTTTGTGACGTTTTTCGTGGCGGCGTTTCCTCTGGCACCGTTGTGCGCTTTGCTCAACAATTGGCTGGAGCTGCGATTGGATGCTTACAAGTTGGTAACAAGATATAGAAGACCGGTGCCCAAGCAACAAAGTGGAATAGGAGCGTGGAATGATATTCTGGGTATCATAACGCACCTGAGTGTAGCGACGAAT GCCTTCGTGCTGGCATTTACCAGCGACTTCGTCGTCAGACAGATCTACATCTACCAGCACGGAGGCTCCCTCGACGGTTACATTAATTCGACGTTATcaa TTTACGACATGAGAGATCACAATGCTGAGATCACCCCTGAGGCTAGAATCAATCCAATCAACAACTCTTCCCTCTGCTACTACAAAGGTCTACGTTTTCCCCCCGACCACCCGAAAAAGTACCAACTAACCCCCTCCTTCTGGTACGAAATGGGGATGAGACTGGTGTGCGTGATAGTTTTCGAA CATATCATCATGCTGACGAACGGCATCGTGTCGTACTTTATACCCCAGGTGCCGCAGAGCGTGAAGGAAACGCTGCACTACGAAAGGACGAAGGATCGGGAGCTGCagatgaaaatcaaaaacgACAACTTGGCGAAAGTGAGGCACAGGAGGACGAAACTGAAGATCAATAGGAGCGAATACACGACGGCGAATATGGTGtga
- the LOC138137596 gene encoding anoctamin-4-like isoform X2, producing the protein MEESRIDYVVVCDSTISKSEFLNYIVKFIQYLESRGLKVEIKRGNIKENIYLVINLPPRAIRHFALVYRINIHNPGHTVIPVSTINLFSFKCFQTALSHNRDIFTRRGKITNLERIQIAHEILKTAKFGNGEDQYGIQKLISLRAVKTAYPLHDGECGDEFDGGYQIPQNDRQLLLKYWANFSLWYKEQPLNLIAKYFGTEVAFYFAWLGFYNRMLIPAAIVGIICSVFSIIQLRVIDQERVDDICTSHLVMCPICHSSDNCIYTPLNISCESAKLAVIFDNPATVFFAVFMSFWATFFINLWKRFENTLKIRWNVEFEEYDTQVRLEYKERSTHRKLSTLTGTLEPYTPRKIKVLYVTLSYGTCLLLMGIVVIFVFGVIMYRITMAALIRTSDFKPLHIHSTFLLTVTSACLQVIFIKIFGRVRRHPFPKLPLTRILQFYSEMSEWLTNLENPRTQSEFDNSVMYPKNQNNFTVLNFDEQSRFYSPDQDPALISVDTDLCDPTGCLMSLCVQLSFLMLLKSLTGNILTLTVPKIITGFRQTKETDAPEAQWESEYRLYPAGRYLLTTEFVEMIIQYGFVTFFVAAFPLAPLCALLNNWLELRLDAYKLVTRYRRPVPKQQSGIGAWNDILGIITHLSVATNAFVLAFTSDFVVRQIYIYQHGGSLDGYINSTLSSKTIFNDHSRFTNSKQPVYDMRDHNAEITPEARINPINNSSLCYYKGLRFPPDHPKKYQLTPSFWYEMGMRLVCVIVFEHIIMLTNGIVSYFIPQVPQSVKETLHYERTKDRELQMKIKNDNLAKVRHRRTKLKINRSEYTTANMV; encoded by the exons ATGGAAGAGTCGAGAATAGATTATGTTGTCGTATGTGACAGCACCATTAGCAAATCCGAATTCTTGAACTACATAGTAAAATTCATCCAGTACTTGGAGTCGCGAGGCCTAAAAGTAGAAATAAAACGTGGAAAC ATCAAGGAAAACATCTACCTGGTCATAAATCTACCTCCTCGAGCCATTCGACACTTCGCGCTCGTCTACCGCATCAACATACACAACCCAGGACACACTGTCATTCCGGTCTCCACTATAAATCTATTCAGtttcaaatgttttcaaaCTGCGTTGTCACACAACAGAGATATTTTTACGAGACGGGG AAAGATTACCAATTTGGAAAGGATTCAAATCGCGCACGAGATTCTAAAAACTGCGAAATTCGGAAACGGGGAGGATCAGTACGGCATTCAGAAATTAATCAGTCTTCGTGCTGTCAAAACGGCGTATCCTCTGCATGATGGTGAATGTGGGGATGAGTTTGATGGAGGCTACCAGATACCCCAGAACGACAGACAA CTGCTCTTGAAATATTGGGCAAATTTCTCTCTGTGGTACAAGGAACAGCCTTTGAACTTAATCGCGAAATATTTTGGAACCGAAGTGGCGTTTTATTTTGCCTGGCTCGGGTTCTACAACAGGATGCTGATTCCTGCTGCTATCGTTGGAATCATCTGTTCTGTATTTAGTATTATACAGCTGCGCGTCATAGACCAAGAGAGAGT AGATGATATCTGCACCAGCCACTTAGTGATGTGTCCAATCTGTCATTCAAGTGACAACTGCATCTACACACCACTCAATATTTCTTGCGAATCTGCGAAACTGGCggtaatttttgacaatccaGCGACTGTATTTTTTGCAGTGTTTATGTCTTTTTGGg CCACATTCTTCATAAATCTTTGGAAGAGATTTGAAAATACTTTGAAGATACGCTGGAATGTTGAATTTGAAGAGTATGACACCCAAGTTAG gCTGGAATACAAGGAACGAAGTACCCACAGAAAATTGTCCACACTCACTGGTACACTAGAACCGTACACtccaagaaaaataaaagttttgtaTGTTACCCTGTCTTATGGAACCTGCTTGCTGTTG ATGGGAATCgtcgtaatttttgttttcggCGTGATAATGTACAGAATCACAATGGCCGCCCTGATACGAACCAGCGACTTCAAGCCCCTCCACATCCACTCCACCTTCCTGCTGACCGTCACCAGTGCTTGTCTCCAAGTGATATTCATCAAAATATTCGGAAGAGTTCGTCGTCACCCATTTCCGAAACTCCCCCTCACTCGTATTTTGCAGTTCTACAGTGAAATGTCCGAATGGCTTACAAACCTCGAGAATCCACGCACCCAATCAGAATTCGACAACTCAGTAAT GTACcccaaaaatcaaaacaactTTACGGTACTTAACTTTGACGAACAGAGCCGCTTTTACTCCCCAGACCAAGACCCCGCTCTGATCAGTGTCGACACGGACTTGTGCGACCCCACTGGATGTTTGATGTCTCTGTGCGTCCAGCTCAGCTTTCTGATGTTACTCAAGTCTTTAACTGGGAATATCTTAACTTTGACAGTACC GAAAATAATAACTGGGTTTCGCCAAACCAAAGAGACCGATGCCCCTGAAGCACAGTGGGAGAGCGAGTATAGACTGTATCCTGCAGGTCGGTACTTGCTGACCACAGAATTCGTCGAGATGA TAATACAGTACGGGTTTGTGACGTTTTTCGTGGCGGCGTTTCCTCTGGCACCGTTGTGCGCTTTGCTCAACAATTGGCTGGAGCTGCGATTGGATGCTTACAAGTTGGTAACAAGATATAGAAGACCGGTGCCCAAGCAACAAAGTGGAATAGGAGCGTGGAATGATATTCTGGGTATCATAACGCACCTGAGTGTAGCGACGAAT GCCTTCGTGCTGGCATTTACCAGCGACTTCGTCGTCAGACAGATCTACATCTACCAGCACGGAGGCTCCCTCGACGGTTACATTAATTCGACGTTATcaagtaaaacaatttttaacgacCATTCTAGGTTTACTAATTCCAAACAACCAGTTTACGACATGAGAGATCACAATGCTGAGATCACCCCTGAGGCTAGAATCAATCCAATCAACAACTCTTCCCTCTGCTACTACAAAGGTCTACGTTTTCCCCCCGACCACCCGAAAAAGTACCAACTAACCCCCTCCTTCTGGTACGAAATGGGGATGAGACTGGTGTGCGTGATAGTTTTCGAA CATATCATCATGCTGACGAACGGCATCGTGTCGTACTTTATACCCCAGGTGCCGCAGAGCGTGAAGGAAACGCTGCACTACGAAAGGACGAAGGATCGGGAGCTGCagatgaaaatcaaaaacgACAACTTGGCGAAAGTGAGGCACAGGAGGACGAAACTGAAGATCAATAGGAGCGAATACACGACGGCGAATATGGTGtga
- the LOC138137596 gene encoding anoctamin-4-like isoform X3, whose product MEESRIDYVVVCDSTISKSEFLNYIVKFIQYLESRGLKVEIKRGNIKENIYLVINLPPRAIRHFALVYRINIHNPGHTVIPVSTINLFSFKCFQTALSHNRDIFTRRGKITNLERIQIAHEILKTAKFGNGEDQYGIQKLISLRAVKTAYPLHDGECGDEFDGGYQIPQNDRQLLLKYWANFSLWYKEQPLNLIAKYFGTEVAFYFAWLGFYNRMLIPAAIVGIICSVFSIIQLRVIDQERVDDICTSHLVMCPICHSSDNCIYTPLNISCESAKLAVIFDNPATVFFAVFMSFWATFFINLWKRFENTLKIRWNVEFEEYDTQVRLEYKERSTHRKLSTLTGTLEPYTPRKIKVLYVTLSYGTCLLLMGIVVIFVFGVIMYRITMAALIRTSDFKPLHIHSTFLLTVTSACLQVIFIKIFGRFYSEMSEWLTNLENPRTQSEFDNSVMYKRYFLGFANNYASLFYIAFMKSRFYSPDQDPALISVDTDLCDPTGCLMSLCVQLSFLMLLKSLTGNILTLTVPKIITGFRQTKETDAPEAQWESEYRLYPAGRYLLTTEFVEMIIQYGFVTFFVAAFPLAPLCALLNNWLELRLDAYKLVTRYRRPVPKQQSGIGAWNDILGIITHLSVATNAFVLAFTSDFVVRQIYIYQHGGSLDGYINSTLSSKTIFNDHSRFTNSKQPVYDMRDHNAEITPEARINPINNSSLCYYKGLRFPPDHPKKYQLTPSFWYEMGMRLVCVIVFEHIIMLTNGIVSYFIPQVPQSVKETLHYERTKDRELQMKIKNDNLAKVRHRRTKLKINRSEYTTANMV is encoded by the exons ATGGAAGAGTCGAGAATAGATTATGTTGTCGTATGTGACAGCACCATTAGCAAATCCGAATTCTTGAACTACATAGTAAAATTCATCCAGTACTTGGAGTCGCGAGGCCTAAAAGTAGAAATAAAACGTGGAAAC ATCAAGGAAAACATCTACCTGGTCATAAATCTACCTCCTCGAGCCATTCGACACTTCGCGCTCGTCTACCGCATCAACATACACAACCCAGGACACACTGTCATTCCGGTCTCCACTATAAATCTATTCAGtttcaaatgttttcaaaCTGCGTTGTCACACAACAGAGATATTTTTACGAGACGGGG AAAGATTACCAATTTGGAAAGGATTCAAATCGCGCACGAGATTCTAAAAACTGCGAAATTCGGAAACGGGGAGGATCAGTACGGCATTCAGAAATTAATCAGTCTTCGTGCTGTCAAAACGGCGTATCCTCTGCATGATGGTGAATGTGGGGATGAGTTTGATGGAGGCTACCAGATACCCCAGAACGACAGACAA CTGCTCTTGAAATATTGGGCAAATTTCTCTCTGTGGTACAAGGAACAGCCTTTGAACTTAATCGCGAAATATTTTGGAACCGAAGTGGCGTTTTATTTTGCCTGGCTCGGGTTCTACAACAGGATGCTGATTCCTGCTGCTATCGTTGGAATCATCTGTTCTGTATTTAGTATTATACAGCTGCGCGTCATAGACCAAGAGAGAGT AGATGATATCTGCACCAGCCACTTAGTGATGTGTCCAATCTGTCATTCAAGTGACAACTGCATCTACACACCACTCAATATTTCTTGCGAATCTGCGAAACTGGCggtaatttttgacaatccaGCGACTGTATTTTTTGCAGTGTTTATGTCTTTTTGGg CCACATTCTTCATAAATCTTTGGAAGAGATTTGAAAATACTTTGAAGATACGCTGGAATGTTGAATTTGAAGAGTATGACACCCAAGTTAG gCTGGAATACAAGGAACGAAGTACCCACAGAAAATTGTCCACACTCACTGGTACACTAGAACCGTACACtccaagaaaaataaaagttttgtaTGTTACCCTGTCTTATGGAACCTGCTTGCTGTTG ATGGGAATCgtcgtaatttttgttttcggCGTGATAATGTACAGAATCACAATGGCCGCCCTGATACGAACCAGCGACTTCAAGCCCCTCCACATCCACTCCACCTTCCTGCTGACCGTCACCAGTGCTTGTCTCCAAGTGATATTCATCAAAATATTCGGAAGA TTCTACAGTGAAATGTCCGAATGGCTTACAAACCTCGAGAATCCACGCACCCAATCAGAATTCGACAACTCAGTAATGTACAAGAGATATTTCTTAGGTTTTGCCAACAACTACGCCTCTCTATTTTACATTGCTTTTATGAAG AGCCGCTTTTACTCCCCAGACCAAGACCCCGCTCTGATCAGTGTCGACACGGACTTGTGCGACCCCACTGGATGTTTGATGTCTCTGTGCGTCCAGCTCAGCTTTCTGATGTTACTCAAGTCTTTAACTGGGAATATCTTAACTTTGACAGTACC GAAAATAATAACTGGGTTTCGCCAAACCAAAGAGACCGATGCCCCTGAAGCACAGTGGGAGAGCGAGTATAGACTGTATCCTGCAGGTCGGTACTTGCTGACCACAGAATTCGTCGAGATGA TAATACAGTACGGGTTTGTGACGTTTTTCGTGGCGGCGTTTCCTCTGGCACCGTTGTGCGCTTTGCTCAACAATTGGCTGGAGCTGCGATTGGATGCTTACAAGTTGGTAACAAGATATAGAAGACCGGTGCCCAAGCAACAAAGTGGAATAGGAGCGTGGAATGATATTCTGGGTATCATAACGCACCTGAGTGTAGCGACGAAT GCCTTCGTGCTGGCATTTACCAGCGACTTCGTCGTCAGACAGATCTACATCTACCAGCACGGAGGCTCCCTCGACGGTTACATTAATTCGACGTTATcaagtaaaacaatttttaacgacCATTCTAGGTTTACTAATTCCAAACAACCAGTTTACGACATGAGAGATCACAATGCTGAGATCACCCCTGAGGCTAGAATCAATCCAATCAACAACTCTTCCCTCTGCTACTACAAAGGTCTACGTTTTCCCCCCGACCACCCGAAAAAGTACCAACTAACCCCCTCCTTCTGGTACGAAATGGGGATGAGACTGGTGTGCGTGATAGTTTTCGAA CATATCATCATGCTGACGAACGGCATCGTGTCGTACTTTATACCCCAGGTGCCGCAGAGCGTGAAGGAAACGCTGCACTACGAAAGGACGAAGGATCGGGAGCTGCagatgaaaatcaaaaacgACAACTTGGCGAAAGTGAGGCACAGGAGGACGAAACTGAAGATCAATAGGAGCGAATACACGACGGCGAATATGGTGtga